Genomic DNA from Modestobacter versicolor:
GTGGTCAGCAGCGCCCAGGTGACGGCGGAGAAGGCGACCACCGCCAGCCCGGTGGTCAGCCGGTCCGGCCCCTGCCGGCGGGCGAGCGACCACCACAGCCGCAGCGCCGCGCTCACCGGGCGACCCCGCCCGGGACGGTCCGCCGGTCCTCGACGAGCCGGCCGTCGCCCATGGTCACCACCCGGCCGCACCAGGCGGCCACCCCGGGGTCGTGGGTGACGACGACCAGCGCGGCGCCGGCGGCCGAGGTGGAGCTGACCAGCACGCTCATCACCTCCTGACCGGTCGCGGCGTCCAGCGCGCCGGTCGGCTCGTCGGCGAAGACGACGCCCGGCGAGGTGACCAGCGCCCGGGCGATCGCCACCCGCTGCCCCTGCCCACCGGAGAGCTCTCCGGGACGGCGCTGCTCCAGCCCGGCCAGCCCCAGGTGGGCCAGCCAGCCGGCCGCGCGCTCGGTCGCGGTGCGCCGGTCGACGCCGGCCAGCAGCAGCGGCAGGGCGGCGTTCTCCACCGCCGGCAGCTCGGGCAGCAGCTGCCCGGACTGGAAGACGAAGCCGAAGTCCGACCGGCGCAGCACCGTCCGGCGGGCGTCGGGGAGCTGGGCCAGGTCCTGGCCGCGCCAGCTCACCGAGCCGGAGGTGGGCCGCACGATGCCGGCCAGGCAGTGCAGCAGCGTCGTCTTGCCCGACCCCGAGGGGCCCATCACCGCCAGCGACTCGGCGGCCAGGTCGAGGTCGACACCGGCCAGCGCGTGCGCGGCGGCTGACCCGTTGCCGTAGGTCATCCGGAGGGCCCGGGCGGAGAGGATGGTGGTCATGCCGAGCAGCGTCGGTCCTGGCGGCCCGCGGGCGCGTCGGCCCGCGGGCTGATCTCCGGCGGCCGGGTCCACCGCCGGTCGTACGACCCGCGGGTTTCACCCTCCGCTCCGCGGGCAGCCTGCCGCGGTGAGCGCACCGACCGACGCCCCTGCCGGCCGCCGCCGGGTGCTGCTCTCCGGGCTGCTGCTGGGGCTGGGCGCCGCCGGCGCGATCGACGAGATCGTCTTCCACCAGCTGCTGCACTGGCACCACTTCTACGACCGGGCCAGCGGCGCCGCCGGGCTGGTCTCCGACGGGCTGCTGCACGCCGGCACCTGGTCGGCCACCGTCGCCGGGCTGGCGCTGCTCGCCGACGTCCGCCGGCGCCGCGGCTTCGCCCCGGCCACCTGGTGGGGCGCGGTGCTGCTGGGCGCCGGTGCCTTCCAGGTCTGGGACGGCGTCGTCCACCACAAGGTGCTGCGGCTGCACCAGGTGCGCTACGGCGTCGACCTCACCGGCTACGACCTGCTGTGGACCGGCGCCGGGGTCGCCGTCCTGCTGGCCGGGGTGCTGCTCCTGCTGCGCGGCCGCCGCACGTGACCGCCGCGGTCTGGGCGGTCGCCGCGGCCGCCGGGTGGCTGTACCTGGCGGCGGCCGCCGGGCGCTCCTGGCCCGCGGGCCGGACGGTGAGCTGGCTCGCCGGGCTGGGCTGCGCCGTCGCCGGGCTGACCGGGCCGCTGGCCGCCGCGCACACCGACCTGCACGCGCACATGGCCGCCCACCTGCTGCTGGGCATGGTGGCGCCGCTGCTCCTGGCGCTGGCCCGGCCGGTGACGCTGCTGCTGCGCGCGCTGCCGGTCGGGTCGGCGCGCCGGGTGAGCCGGGTGCTGCGGACCGCCCCGGTGCGGGTGCTCACCGACCCGCTCGTCGCGACCGCGGTGAACGCGGCCGGGCTGTGGCTGCTGTACGGCACCGGGCTGCTCGGCACGATGCTGCGCTCAGCGCCGGTGCACCTGCTCGTCTCGGTGCACGTGCTGCTCACCGGGTGGCTGGCGACCGCCGCCGTCCTGTCGCTCGAGCCGACGCCGCACCGCCGCGGCGTGGGCACCCGGGCGGCGGCCCTGGCCGCCGGCATGGCCGCCCACGACGTGCTGGCCAAGACGCTCTACGCCCACCCGCCCGCCGGGGTCACCGGCGCCGAGGCGGGTGCCCAGCTGATGTACGACGGCGGCACGGTGGTGCACCTGGCGGTCGCCGGCCTGCTCTGGCGGCAGTGGTACCGCTCGCGGGCGTCGGTGCGCGCCGCCGCCCTCGCCTGACCTGTGGTTCGGCACAGTTGTGCTCTGCTCCCTCCCCGGGAGCAGAGCACAACTGTGCCGAGAGGTGACTCAGCCGGGGTGGCGCTCGGCGAACGCGGCGAACCGGCGCAGCGAGTACCGGACGCCGGCGGCCATCACCGGGCGCACCAGCGGCCAGCCGGCCCGGCCGAGCGCCCCGAGCGGCAGGTCCAGCCCCTCGGACCAGACGAACGTCGACCCGCCGTCCGTCCGCGGCCGCACCTCGAAGGTGCCGGTACCGCGCACCACCCGGCCGGTGTGCCGGACGTCGACCCGGCGCGGGAACTGCCAGTCGGTGATCAGCATGGTGTCCAGCACCCCCAGCCGCCGGCCGCGCAGCAGCCCGCGGGGCAGCTTCACCCCGGTCACCGCCGCCAGCCGGCCGCCCACGCCCTGCCCGTCGCCGTCGACCGCGCGCACGTCGGTCAGCAGCATCCACTCGCCCTGCCGGTCCCAGTCGACCAGCGCCGCCCAGACCTGCTCCGGCGGCGCGTCGACGTCGACCTGCTCGGTCAGCTCAGGCACCGGTGCTCTCCTCGGTCTCGGTGACCACGGGGGTGCCCTCGGGGTCGGTGTCCTCCGCGTCGGCGCGGCCGGCCGGCCGGTCGGCGGCGTGCGCGCCGACCCGGGCCGGGACCGCGGCCCGCAGCTCGGCGATCTCGGCGTCCCGCTCGTCGAGGGTCTGGGCGAACTGGTCCAGCAGCCAGTCCACCTCGGTCATCCGGTAGCCGCGGAGGGCGACCGAGATGCGCAGCGCGCGCACGTCGTCGCCGACCACGGCCCGGTCGTCGGGCAGCTCGACCGGCGACCGACCGAACTCCGCCGGGGGCTGGGTCTCCCCCCGGCCCAGCAGCAGCGAGCCGCCGAGGAAGAGCAGGCCACCGACCACCAGCAGGCCGATGACGAAGACGACGCCGGCCACGGTCAGTCGTCGACCGGGGCCGGTGCGGGCACCGGGTCGCCGGGCGGCGGCTCGGCCGCGGCCTGGGCGCGCGAGGCGTCGGCGGCCTGGATCAGCGCGACCGCCTCGTCGACGTCGTCGGTGACGTGCAGCAGCTCCAGGTCGGCCTCGCTCACCGTGCCCTGGGCCAGCATCGACGTGCGCACCCAGTCGACCAGCCCGGACCAGTACTCGCTGCCGAAGAGGATCACCGGGAACCGGGTCACCTTGCGGGTCTGGACCAGGGTCAGGGCCTCGAACAGCTCGTCGAGGGTGCCGAAGCCGCCGGGCAGGATGACGAAGGCCTGGGCGTACTTGACGAACATCGTCTTCCGCACGAAGAAGTAGCGGAACAGGATGCCGACGTCGACCCACTCGTTGAGCTCCTGCTCGAACGGCAGCTCGATGCCCAGCCCGACCGACATGCCCCCGGCGTCGCAGGCGCCCTTGTTGGCCGCCTCCATCGCGCCGGGGCCGCCGCCGGTGATGACGGCGTAGCCGGCGTCGGCCAGCGCGGCGCCCAGCCGCACGCCGGCGGCGTAGTACTCGGAGTCGCGCGGGGTGCGGGCGCTGCCGAAGACGCTGACCGCCCGGGGCAGCTCGGCCAGCAGCCCGAATCCCTCGACGAACTCGGCCTGGATGCGGAGGACGCGCCACGGGTCGGTGTGCACCCAGTCGCTGCCGTTGCGCCGGTCGAGCAGCCGCTGGTCGGTCGTCGTCCCGTCCATCGCCGGGTCGGGCTCGCCGCCGCGCAGGGTGATCCCGCCGCGGTGCCGGATCGGGCGTCGTCGGCGGTCGTCGTCACTCATCGCTTGCCTCCGCACTCGTTACGCTCCTCGCTCGTTCCTCGCTGCGATGCTCGCTCGCGCGTCGGCTGCGCCAGGGTCTCGCTCATGCGTCACTCCCGCTGAGGTAGGCGATCAGGGCGTCCTCGGCCGGCTGTAGCCGGTCCACGCGGACGTGTTCGTCGACGGTGTGGGCCAGGTTCGGGTCGCCCGGGCCGTAGTTGAGCGCCGGGATGCCGAAGGCGGCGAACCGGGCGACGTCGGTCCAGCCCAGCTTCGCCCGGGCCGGCTGCCCCACGGCGGCCAGGAACGCCGCGGCGGCCGGCTCGCCCAGCCCGGGCAGCGCCCCGCCCGAGGAGTCGGTGAGCTCCAGGGTGACCCCGGCGTCCAGCGCCCCGGCGAACACCTCGCGGACGTGCGCGAGCGCCTCGTCCTCGTCGCGGTCGGGGGCGAACCGGAAGTTCACCGTCACCCGGCACTCGTCGGGGACGACGTTGCCGGCCACCCCGCCCTCGATCCGCACCGCGTTGAGCCCCTCGCGGTAGGTGAGGCCGTCGATCTCCACCTCGCGCGCCCGGTACGCGGCGAGGGTGGCCAGCACCCCGGCCGCGCCGTGCACCGCGTTCACGCCCAGCCACGACCGGGCGCTGTGCGCGCGCGTGCCGGGCACGGTCAGCACGACGCGCAGGGTGCCCTGGCAGCCGCCCTCGATGACGCCGTCCGTGGGCTCGAGCAGGATCGCCAGGTCGCCGTAGAGCCAGCCGCGCCGTTCCCTGGCCACCCGGCCGAGGCCGTTGCGCACCGCCTCGACCTCCTCGTTGTCGTAGAAGACGAACGTGACGTCGCGGGCCGGCTGCGCCCCGGGGACGCCGAAGCGGGCGGCCAGCCGGAGCATCACCGCGTCCCCGGCCTTCATGTCGCTGGTACCGCAGCCGTAGAGCCGCTCCTCGCCGTCCACCATGTCCAGCCGGCTGGGCAGGTTGTCCGCGATGGGCACGGTGTCCAGGTGCCCGGCCAGCACGATCCGGGTGTCCCGGTCGAGGTTGGTGCGGGCGAGCACGGCGTCACCCACGCGCTCGACCTCCAGGCCGCCCAGCCCGCGCAGCGAGGCCTCGACGGCGTCGGCCAGCGCCTGCTCGGACCCGGACACCGAGGGGGCGTCGACGAGCCGGCGGGTGAGGGTGAGGACGTCGGCGGTCAGGTCGAGCTCGGGCAGCGGGTCGCTCACGCCCCCGAGCGTAGTGAGAGGCCCCAGCCGCGCCTCGGTAGCGTGGGCGCCGTGACGAGCGCAGAGCAGACCACCGGCGCGAACGGCGTCGGGCTGGCCACCCTGACCGCCGACGGGACCGTGCTGGACACCTGGTACCCCGCCCCTGCGCTGAGCAGCGCCGACCAGGGCGAGACCGGCACCCAGCTGATCGGCGTCCTGGAGCTCGAGGGCCTGCTCGGTCCGGACTTCTCCGGCCTGGTCCGCACCGACGACGCCCGCGGGGTGCAGGTGGTCGCCGTCGTCACCACCATCGCCGACCTCTCCGCGCCCCCGGTCGACGCGCACGACGTCTACCTGCGGCTGCACCTGCTCTCGCACCGGCTGGTGCGGCCGCACGGGGTCAACCTCGACGGCCAGTTCGGGCTGCTGGCCAACGTCGCCTGGACCAGCGCCGGCCCGGTGCTCGGCACCGAGCTGGACGCCGCGCGCGCCCGGCTGCGGGTCGCCGGCGGCGGGCACCTGACCGTCTTCGGCGTGGACAAGTTCCCGCGGATGGTCGACTACGTGCTCCCCACCGGCGTCCGGATCGCCGACGCCGACCGGGTGCGACTCGGCGCCCACCTCGCCGAGGGCACCACGGTCATGCACGAGGGCTTCGTCAACTTCAACGCCGGCACGCTCGGGCCCTCGATGGTCGAGGGCCGGATCAGCGCCGGCGTCGTCGTCGACGCCGACTCCGACATCGGCGGCGGGGCCTCGATCATGGGCACCCTGTCCGGCGGCGGGAAGCAGGTCATCTCGATCGGCAAGGGCTGCCTGCTGGGCGCCAACGCCGGCATCGGCATCTCCCTCGGCGACGGCTGCGTCGTGGAGGCCGGCTGCTACGTCACCGCCGGCTCCAAGGTGACGCTGCCCGACGGCACGACGATCAAGGCCGGCGAGCTCTCCGGCCGCGACGGCCTGCTGTTCCGCCGCAACTCGGTCAGCGGCGCGCTCGAGGCCCTGCCGCGCAACGGCGACTGGGGCGCCCTCAACGCCGCCCTGCACGCGAACTGACGCAGCTCTCGGCGCCGAGAGCTGGCCGTTCCCTCAGCCCAGGTCGTCCGGGCCCGGGGTCTCGGGGGTGTTGGACGGCGCGAGGGCCGGGTGCGTGAGGTGCTCCAGCAGCGCCACGGTGAACTCCTGCGGGCGCTCGACGTGCGGTGAGTGGCCCACACCGGGCAGCAGCGCCTCGCGGTAGCGCCCGCCGCTGGCCGCGTACCGGTCGAGCACGGCGCGGGTCTGGGTGACCATCGGCTGGGGCGGGAAGACCGCCTCGCCCGGCCACCCGGGCACCGCGCCGACCGAGCCGAGGAAGGCCAGGTCGAAGGCGGAGGTGTCGGAGACGATCTGGTCGGCGTCGCCGCGCACCCAGAGCACCGGCGGCTTCACCGGCAGGTCGACGATCCCGGAGACGTCGAGCACCGTGGGCGCCATGGTGTTGAGCACGCCGCGCTCGCCCGGCGCCGTCCCCGGCCAGGCCTCGACCGCCGTGGCGTCGCCCGGGTAGTGGTCCGGGCCGGTGCGGGTGGTGAGCATCGAGGCGACGAACACGTCCTCCATCGCCGGGTCGAGCGGCAGCGAGCCGGGCGCCACGTAGAAGGCCCGCAGGATCGACCGCGGGCTGGTCGGGGCGTCGGCGGAGGTGTCGCCGGCGGCCAGCGCGGCCACGAAGTCCGGGTTCGCCGCGCCGCCGCCCGAGCCGGTGCCGTCGGGGTGCACGCGCTGGCCGTCGTGACCGGTGGTGCCGCCGAAGCCGTACGGCGACACCGGCGCCACCAGGACGACGGAGGAGATCCGCTGCGGGGCGTCGAGCAGGTGCTGCAGCACCACGCCGGCGCCCATGCTCCAGCCGACGAGGTGCACCCGGTCCAGGCCGAGCGCATCGATCAGCGCACCCAGGTCGTCGGCCCAGTCGCGCACCCCGCGCCGGGCGTCGACCGGCAGCGGGTCGGTGCTGCCGTACCCGCGCAGGTCGACGGCGAGCGCACGCCAGCGCGGGTCGAGGGCGAGCAGCTGCGGCTGCCAGAACGCCGCGGAGCTGACGTTGCCGTGCACGAACAGCACCGCCTCGCCCCCGCCGAACGGGTCGGTGCCCTCGGCGTGCAGCACCTGCTGGGTCAGCCGGGCGGTGGGCACGGGGGTGGCGGTGACGCCGGGGAGCAGCAGGTCAGCGGGCACGGGGCGGCTCCAGAGGTCCGGCCGGGTCGGCTCCCGGCGTCCCCGGCAGGCTAGTGGGACCGCGGCACGAGCACCGCGACTCCCGGCCCGGCGGCGCCGGCCCACCTACCATCGGGGGCGATGGCGAGCACCCGGGTCGGCAGCCGCCCGCCACCGGCCCGCTCGACGCGGCCGCCGGCCCGCCGGAAGCGCCGCCGCGGCCCCGCCCGTTCCCTCGTCCCGTTCGTCGTCGTCGCGGTGCTCGCCGCGGTCGTCGGCCTGCTCTGGGACCGCCGCGAGGAGGCACCCCCCTCGGTGACCAGCCAGTGCACCGTGCCCGGCACGGACGTCCAGCTCACCACCGAGCAGGGCGCCAACGCCGCCACCATCGCCGCCGTGGCCCGCTCGCGCGGGCTGCCCGCCCGGGCCACCGTGATCGCGCTCGCCACCGCCCAGCAGGAGTCGCGGCTGCGCAACCTCGACTACGGCGACCGCGACTCGCTCGGGCTCTTCCAGCAGCGCCCGTCGCAGGGCTGGGGCTCGCCCGAGCAGGTGCAGGACCCGGTCTACGCGGCGGGGAAGTTCTTCGACCGCCTGGTCGAGGTGCCCGGCTGGGAGGCCGGCCGGCTCACCGAGGTGGCCCAGGCGGTGCAGCGCAGCGGCTTCCCCGAGGCCTACCAGCAGTGGGAGCCGATGGCGAGCGCCGTGGCCGGGGCGCTGCTGGCCACCACCCCCGACGCGCTGCGCTGCTCCTTCTCCCCCACCGCCGCCGGCGGTGGCGACCGCACCGCGGTGCTCACCGAGGCGGTGCGCCGCGAGGCGGGGGCACCGACGGTCGGGTCCGACGGCGCCGTCTCGGTGGCCGGCGCCGGGTGGCCGGAGGCCAGCTGGGCGGTCGCGCACGCCGAGCGCCTCGGGGTCGGCGAGATCCTGATGGACGGCTGGCGGTGGACCCCGCTGACCGGCTGGGCGTCCTCGCCGAGCGCCTTCACCCTGCCGCTGCAGCTGCGGCTGTCCTGACCGCTCAGCCGGTACCGGCGAGCGCGACGACCAGCAGCGCCCCGGCGGCCAGCGAGGCGGCGGTGCGCACCGTGTTCCACGCCGTCCACCGGCGCAGGTAGTCGCCCCACTGCTGCACGGCCGACCCGTCGGCGCCGGCCAGCGCGTCGTTCAGCGGGACGTTCGCCGCCACGGTCACCCCGACGGCCCCGACCAGGTGGAGCGCCGCCCCGGCCAGCACCAGCGGACGGCGCTCGCCCGCCAGCTCCCAGCCGGCCAGCAGCAGGCAGAGCACCGCCGCGCCGAGGAACAGCGCCATGAACGGCGGCCGGACGGCGACCCGGTTGACCGACTGCATCGCGGCGATCCCGGCCGGGCCGGGCAGCGCGCCCAGCGCCGGCATCACCATCAGGCTGAACACCGCGAAGGCGCCCGCGACGAGCAGCGTGCCCAGCGCCGTCCCCAGCAGCAGGACGTCCCGGGCCGTCACGTCCAGCACCCCGCGGTGGCGGCGCGCCGCACGTGGTCGGCCAGCTCGCCCGCCGGGCGGCCCAGCACCTGCTGCACGCCGTCGGTGGGCCGGGAGTTGCGCCCGTCGAGGACCTCGGTGAACAGGTGCGCCAGCAGGTCCAGGACGTCGTCCGGCACGCCGTGCCCGGCCAGCTCGGCCCGGAACGCGGCGAGCGGCACCGACCGGAAGACGACCGGCCGGCCGCGGGCCGCGGAGATCTCCCGCACCACGTCGGCGAAGGAGAGGGCGCGCGGCCCGGTCAGCTCGTAGGTGCGGCCGGCGTGCCCGTCGTCCAGCAGCGCCAGCACCGCCGCGTCGGCGATGTCGTCGGCGTCCAGGAACGGCTCGACGACGTCGCCCACCGGCAGCGCGAGCTCCCCGGCGGCCACCGCCTCGGCGAACTGCCCCTCGCTGAAGTTCTGCGCGAACCAGCTGCAGCGCAGCACCGTGCACGCCAGGCCGGTGCCCCGGGCCACCTGCTGCACCGCCTGCTCGGCCCGCTGGGCGCCCGGCTCACCGCGGCCGGACAGCAGCACCACCCGCTGGACCCCGGCGGCCGCGGCCCGCCGGGTGAACGCCGCCACCGTCGCGTCGGCCCCGGGGACGGCGAGGTCCGGCGCGTAGGCCAGGTACACCCCGGTCACCCCCCGCAGGGCGGGGTCCCAGGTCGCCGGGTCCGCCCAGTCGAGCACGCACTCGCTGCTGCGGGACGCGACCCGCACCTGCTCGCCCCGTGCCTGCAGGCGCTGCACGATGCGGCTGCCGGTCGTCCCGGTGCCGCCTGTCACCAACTGGATCCGTGTCATGCCCCCAGTCCAGCGGCCGCGGGTGAGACGGGCCATCGCCGAGACACCCGAACGCATGCGCGAGCGTCTAGCGTGCCCCGCGTGGACGCCGTCGCCGCACTCCTCAACGGCCCGCGCGCCAGCGGGGCCTTCCTGCTCCGCTCGGTGCTGCGCGCGCCGTGGTCGATGCGGATCGCCGACCGGGCACCGCTCACCGTGCTGGCCGTGCTGCGCGGCTCCGCCTGGGTGCTGCTGGCCGACGGTCGCAGCGAGCAGCTCGGCACGGGTGCGGTGGCCCTGCTCCGCGGGCCGGAGCCGTACACGGTCGCCGACGACCCGGGCACGGCGCCGCAGGTGGCGATCGGTCCCGGCCAGGTGTGCACGCCGCTGGGCAGCCCGGCGATGGCCGGGCTGGGCACCCGGAGCTGGGGCAACGACCCGGACGGGGAGACCGTGCTGGTCACCGGCACCTACACCGCTCCCGGCGCCGTCGGCGAGCGCCTGGTGCGGGCACTGCCCCCGCTGGTGGTCGTGCCGCCCGACGACGGCGCCGGCGCGGTCACCGGCCTGCTGGCCACCGAGATGGGCCGGGACGCCCCGGGCCAGGAGGCGGTGCTGGACCGGCTGCTGGACGTGACCCTGGTCAGCGCGCTGCGCAGCTGGGCGGCGCGGCCCGGCGCCGGGGCGCCCGGGTGGTACCTCGCGCACGGCGACCCGGTCGTCGGCCCGGCGCTGCGGCTGGTGCACGAGCGCCCCGCCGAGCCCTGGACGGTCGGCTCGCTGGCGGACGCGGTCGGGGTGTCGCGGGCCACGCTCGCCCGGCGGTTCACCGAGCTGGTGGGCGAGCCGCCGATGAGCTACCTGACCGGCTGGCGGATCGCGCTCGCCGCCGACCTGCTCGCCGACCCGGCGCTCACCGTCTCCGGCATCGCCCGCCGGGTCGGCTACGCCAGCCCCTTCGCGCTGAGCACCGCCTTCAAGCGGGTCACCGGCGTCAGCCCGGCGACCCACCGCAGGTCGGTCAGCGCGTGAGGCGCCCCACGGCGGCGTCGATCCGCTCGTCGCTGGCGGTCAGCGCCATCCGCACGTGCCGGCTGCCCGCCGGGCCGTAGAAGGTGCCCGGTGCGGCCACGATGCCCAGGCCGGCGAGCCAGTCGATCGTCGTCCAGCAGTCCTCGTCGCGGCTGACCCACAGGTAGAGGCCGGCCTCGGAGTGGTCGATCCGCGCTCCCGCGGCCCGCACGGCGGCGGCCAGCCGGTCACGGCGCAGCCGGTAGCGCTCACGCTGCACGGCCACGTGGTCGTCGTCGGCGAGCGCCGCGGCCATCGCCGCCTGCACCGGGGTGGGCACCAGCAGCCCGAGGTGCCGGCGCACCTCCCACACCCGGCGGACCAGCGCGGGGTCGCCGGACAGCAGGCCGGCGCGGTAGCCGGCGGCCGTGGACTGCTTGGACAGCGAGTGCACCGCGAGCAGGCCGGTGTGGTCGGAGCCGGCGACGTCGGGGTGCAGCAGCGAGCGCGGGACGACGTCCCAGCCGAGCTCGACGTAGCACTCGTCGGCGACCACCGGGACACCGTGGGCGCGCCCCCAGGTGACCCAGGCCCGCAGCTCGGCGTCGGTGAGCACCCGGCCGTGCGGGTTGCCCGGGGAGTTCAGCCACACCAGGACGGCGTCGCCCGGGTCGGCCGGCGGGGTGTCGGTGCGCAGCACCCGCAGCCCGGCGACGACCGCCCCCACCTCGTAGGTCGGGTAGGCGACCTCCGGGATCAGCACCGTGCCCGAGCCGGACAGCCCCAGCAGCGTCGGCAGCAGCGCCACCAGCTCCTTGGAGCCGACGGTCGGGATCACCGACGGGTCGGCGCCGAACGGGTCGG
This window encodes:
- a CDS encoding ABC transporter ATP-binding protein gives rise to the protein MTTILSARALRMTYGNGSAAAHALAGVDLDLAAESLAVMGPSGSGKTTLLHCLAGIVRPTSGSVSWRGQDLAQLPDARRTVLRRSDFGFVFQSGQLLPELPAVENAALPLLLAGVDRRTATERAAGWLAHLGLAGLEQRRPGELSGGQGQRVAIARALVTSPGVVFADEPTGALDAATGQEVMSVLVSSTSAAGAALVVVTHDPGVAAWCGRVVTMGDGRLVEDRRTVPGGVAR
- a CDS encoding DUF2243 domain-containing protein; amino-acid sequence: MSAPTDAPAGRRRVLLSGLLLGLGAAGAIDEIVFHQLLHWHHFYDRASGAAGLVSDGLLHAGTWSATVAGLALLADVRRRRGFAPATWWGAVLLGAGAFQVWDGVVHHKVLRLHQVRYGVDLTGYDLLWTGAGVAVLLAGVLLLLRGRRT
- a CDS encoding cytochrome c oxidase assembly protein encodes the protein MTAAVWAVAAAAGWLYLAAAAGRSWPAGRTVSWLAGLGCAVAGLTGPLAAAHTDLHAHMAAHLLLGMVAPLLLALARPVTLLLRALPVGSARRVSRVLRTAPVRVLTDPLVATAVNAAGLWLLYGTGLLGTMLRSAPVHLLVSVHVLLTGWLATAAVLSLEPTPHRRGVGTRAAALAAGMAAHDVLAKTLYAHPPAGVTGAEAGAQLMYDGGTVVHLAVAGLLWRQWYRSRASVRAAALA
- a CDS encoding SRPBCC family protein, with product MPELTEQVDVDAPPEQVWAALVDWDRQGEWMLLTDVRAVDGDGQGVGGRLAAVTGVKLPRGLLRGRRLGVLDTMLITDWQFPRRVDVRHTGRVVRGTGTFEVRPRTDGGSTFVWSEGLDLPLGALGRAGWPLVRPVMAAGVRYSLRRFAAFAERHPG
- a CDS encoding DivIVA domain-containing protein, which encodes MAGVVFVIGLLVVGGLLFLGGSLLLGRGETQPPAEFGRSPVELPDDRAVVGDDVRALRISVALRGYRMTEVDWLLDQFAQTLDERDAEIAELRAAVPARVGAHAADRPAGRADAEDTDPEGTPVVTETEESTGA
- a CDS encoding TIGR00730 family Rossman fold protein; translation: MSDDDRRRRPIRHRGGITLRGGEPDPAMDGTTTDQRLLDRRNGSDWVHTDPWRVLRIQAEFVEGFGLLAELPRAVSVFGSARTPRDSEYYAAGVRLGAALADAGYAVITGGGPGAMEAANKGACDAGGMSVGLGIELPFEQELNEWVDVGILFRYFFVRKTMFVKYAQAFVILPGGFGTLDELFEALTLVQTRKVTRFPVILFGSEYWSGLVDWVRTSMLAQGTVSEADLELLHVTDDVDEAVALIQAADASRAQAAAEPPPGDPVPAPAPVDD
- the dapE gene encoding succinyl-diaminopimelate desuccinylase, with the protein product MSDPLPELDLTADVLTLTRRLVDAPSVSGSEQALADAVEASLRGLGGLEVERVGDAVLARTNLDRDTRIVLAGHLDTVPIADNLPSRLDMVDGEERLYGCGTSDMKAGDAVMLRLAARFGVPGAQPARDVTFVFYDNEEVEAVRNGLGRVARERRGWLYGDLAILLEPTDGVIEGGCQGTLRVVLTVPGTRAHSARSWLGVNAVHGAAGVLATLAAYRAREVEIDGLTYREGLNAVRIEGGVAGNVVPDECRVTVNFRFAPDRDEDEALAHVREVFAGALDAGVTLELTDSSGGALPGLGEPAAAAFLAAVGQPARAKLGWTDVARFAAFGIPALNYGPGDPNLAHTVDEHVRVDRLQPAEDALIAYLSGSDA
- the dapD gene encoding 2,3,4,5-tetrahydropyridine-2,6-dicarboxylate N-succinyltransferase — encoded protein: MTSAEQTTGANGVGLATLTADGTVLDTWYPAPALSSADQGETGTQLIGVLELEGLLGPDFSGLVRTDDARGVQVVAVVTTIADLSAPPVDAHDVYLRLHLLSHRLVRPHGVNLDGQFGLLANVAWTSAGPVLGTELDAARARLRVAGGGHLTVFGVDKFPRMVDYVLPTGVRIADADRVRLGAHLAEGTTVMHEGFVNFNAGTLGPSMVEGRISAGVVVDADSDIGGGASIMGTLSGGGKQVISIGKGCLLGANAGIGISLGDGCVVEAGCYVTAGSKVTLPDGTTIKAGELSGRDGLLFRRNSVSGALEALPRNGDWGALNAALHAN
- a CDS encoding alpha/beta hydrolase; this translates as MPADLLLPGVTATPVPTARLTQQVLHAEGTDPFGGGEAVLFVHGNVSSAAFWQPQLLALDPRWRALAVDLRGYGSTDPLPVDARRGVRDWADDLGALIDALGLDRVHLVGWSMGAGVVLQHLLDAPQRISSVVLVAPVSPYGFGGTTGHDGQRVHPDGTGSGGGAANPDFVAALAAGDTSADAPTSPRSILRAFYVAPGSLPLDPAMEDVFVASMLTTRTGPDHYPGDATAVEAWPGTAPGERGVLNTMAPTVLDVSGIVDLPVKPPVLWVRGDADQIVSDTSAFDLAFLGSVGAVPGWPGEAVFPPQPMVTQTRAVLDRYAASGGRYREALLPGVGHSPHVERPQEFTVALLEHLTHPALAPSNTPETPGPDDLG
- a CDS encoding DUF1772 domain-containing protein — encoded protein: MTARDVLLLGTALGTLLVAGAFAVFSLMVMPALGALPGPAGIAAMQSVNRVAVRPPFMALFLGAAVLCLLLAGWELAGERRPLVLAGAALHLVGAVGVTVAANVPLNDALAGADGSAVQQWGDYLRRWTAWNTVRTAASLAAGALLVVALAGTG
- a CDS encoding NAD-dependent epimerase/dehydratase family protein, whose amino-acid sequence is MTRIQLVTGGTGTTGSRIVQRLQARGEQVRVASRSSECVLDWADPATWDPALRGVTGVYLAYAPDLAVPGADATVAAFTRRAAAAGVQRVVLLSGRGEPGAQRAEQAVQQVARGTGLACTVLRCSWFAQNFSEGQFAEAVAAGELALPVGDVVEPFLDADDIADAAVLALLDDGHAGRTYELTGPRALSFADVVREISAARGRPVVFRSVPLAAFRAELAGHGVPDDVLDLLAHLFTEVLDGRNSRPTDGVQQVLGRPAGELADHVRRAATAGCWT
- a CDS encoding AraC family transcriptional regulator codes for the protein MDAVAALLNGPRASGAFLLRSVLRAPWSMRIADRAPLTVLAVLRGSAWVLLADGRSEQLGTGAVALLRGPEPYTVADDPGTAPQVAIGPGQVCTPLGSPAMAGLGTRSWGNDPDGETVLVTGTYTAPGAVGERLVRALPPLVVVPPDDGAGAVTGLLATEMGRDAPGQEAVLDRLLDVTLVSALRSWAARPGAGAPGWYLAHGDPVVGPALRLVHERPAEPWTVGSLADAVGVSRATLARRFTELVGEPPMSYLTGWRIALAADLLADPALTVSGIARRVGYASPFALSTAFKRVTGVSPATHRRSVSA
- the dapC gene encoding succinyldiaminopimelate transaminase; the encoded protein is MSTVRLPDFPWDSLSAARGRAAEHPGGVVDLSIGTPVDPTPALLGEALAAAGNAPGYPTALGTADVRRAAASWLSRRLGVQLADPFGADPSVIPTVGSKELVALLPTLLGLSGSGTVLIPEVAYPTYEVGAVVAGLRVLRTDTPPADPGDAVLVWLNSPGNPHGRVLTDAELRAWVTWGRAHGVPVVADECYVELGWDVVPRSLLHPDVAGSDHTGLLAVHSLSKQSTAAGYRAGLLSGDPALVRRVWEVRRHLGLLVPTPVQAAMAAALADDDHVAVQRERYRLRRDRLAAAVRAAGARIDHSEAGLYLWVSRDEDCWTTIDWLAGLGIVAAPGTFYGPAGSRHVRMALTASDERIDAAVGRLTR